In a single window of the Drosophila albomicans strain 15112-1751.03 chromosome 3, ASM965048v2, whole genome shotgun sequence genome:
- the LOC117569966 gene encoding uncharacterized protein LOC117569966 isoform X4 has protein sequence MHGYPVMQFVQYSMPPPCSWVPAPPPTNTAEAHHRGSLAHRHGAGIKKYVVWCLICGGFSCLLGVLFLGVYFLLHSYTITVGNFETVPTFVPATLLILTGVCIMSLARRRNRYSYLIKLSGACGLVSALTCALVTVTTTVLHMSRLQALRECEYAQKTRTCTCYSDLIESQVDRVDKGVRLVFDSLSDCGVVHGSLYSCLRAIFGLSVAGVLIAVFSCMLVYQLLSHERKKMYWEQLELRCRSLYASQAPPPHSLGALTAPGRMLNCRCCEQCHAHRQLTLPLQATAYPWDEASAAAAAAVAAGGAGAEQRFWATQPPGNFYSPNPGGNEELVNGCRGGGNERASRNNSSGWSWPRMPWQRNTPDATRRFRQAAASPDSQYGFSSATAVAVADGNQMLIEEPTVNGSGGAYNALPPPNALPYGVWGPPPPYSDPNSPARRGYYQYLQASAYLAGGNAAVTTLMPQQLQQEQLQQLQQHQQQQHQQQQQQQLLPQQLGQQARGAGHAATLERMDGLNAGITNGSGTASTVSTRSVGVTAAAYKSKAVGNGEYENTHSDSDGCNGWERDRCSNTLPTRKLKKRIIEAGAKSIGPQNNANAQRPNVQQLFACEMASKQQELELQPAEQQQLEGQQTVNGVENSGYQDSNGAIAKGQAAVIGTVTSATTVAAVQLEAAESEVYFADVSSCCNMSVKNDNYYDNATQQQQQRHPHPHQHQHQHQHSNCSHSSSNLSNSNNNNEDYLAQRFGRREHSIRSRLPIPQTSRRENDDDDYESSNLNMPTLKSAALEQQQQQLQKDISRQSMCSVESEAKTEFTDLSPSTPCTLLPPPPASFASDTPSTTPAANFVASFPYSSESQCLEAHRRSTKNIHELLLAGNSGGSGNDATHYEIINDRDRYQLQRSVGGGSSSSSSNNNKHKSKSKSRSREQLDIYGAGTERADWSDSSGCAALRGSSKRL, from the exons ATGCATGGCTATCCGGTGATGCAGTTCGTGCAGTACAGCATGCCGCCGCCCTGCTCCTGGGTACCAGCTCCACCGCCCACAAACACAGCGGAGGCACATCATCGCGGTTCTCTGG CACATCGTCATGGCGCTGGCATCAAGAAGTATGTGGTATGGTGCCTCATCTGTGGCGGCTTCAGTTGCCTGCTGGGCGTCCTCTTCCTGGGCGTCTATTTCCTGCTGCATTCCTACACCATCACCGTGGGCAACTTTGAGACAGTGCCCACCTTTGTGCCCGCCACGCTG CTCATCCTCACAGGTGTCTGCATTATGAGTCTCGCCAGACGTCGCAATCGCTACAGTTATCTG ATCAAACTATCCGGCGCCTGTGGCCTTGTCTCGGCCTTGACCTGCGCCCTGGTCACTGTGACGACCACCGTGCTTCATATGAGTCGCCTGCAGGCGCTGAGGGAATGCGAATACGCCCAGAAGACACGCACGTGCACCTGCTACTCGGATCTCATTGAATCCCAAGTGGATCGCGTGGACAAAG GCGTGCGCTTGGTCTTTGATTCACTCTCCGACTGCGGCGTTGTCCATGGTTCCCTCTATTCCTGTCTGCGCGCCATCTTTGGCCTCTCCGTTGCGGGCGTGCTCATCGCCGTCTTCAGCTGCATGCTCGTCTATCAGCTGCTCAGCCACGAGCGCAAGAAAATGTACTGGGAGCAGCTGGAGCTGCGTTGTCGCTCGCTCTACGCCAGCCAAGCGCCTCCTCCGCATAGTCTGGGCGCCCTAACTGCGCCGGGTCGCATGCTGAACTGTCGCTGCTGTGAGCAGTGCCACGCCCATCGCCAGCTAACGCTCCCACTGCAGGCCACCGCCTATCCCTGGGATGAGGCAAGtgcagcggctgcagcagctgtggcCGCCGGTGGCGCTGGCGCCGAGCAACGTTTCTGGGCCACTCAGCCGCCGGGTAACTTTTATTCCCCCAATCCGGGTGGCAACGAGGAGCTCGTCAATGGCTGTCGTGGTGGGGGAAATGAGCGTGCCTcacgcaacaacagcagcggctgGAGCTGGCCACGCATGCCTTGGCAACGCAATACGCCGGATGCAACGCGACGCTTTCGTCAAGCGGCCGCCAGTCCGGATTCCCAGTACGGATTCAGTTCGGCCACAGCTGTGGCGGTAGCCGATGGCAATCAGATGCTCATCGAGGAGCCGACTGTGAATGGCAGTGGTGGCGCCTACAACGCCTTGCCGCCGCCCAATGCCTTGCCCTACGGTGTCTGGGGTCCGCCGCCTCCCTACAGCGATCCCAATAGTCCGGCGCGACGTGGGTACTATCAATATCTGCAGGCGAGCGCCTATTTGGCGGGCGGAAATGCGGCGGTGACGACCCTAATGccccagcagctgcagcaggagcagctgcaacagttgcaacagcaccaacaacagcaacatcaacagcagcagcaacaacagttgttgCCACAACAGCTTGGGCAGCAGGCACGCGGAGCGGGTCATGCGGCGACACTGGAGCGCATGGATGGCTTGAATGCTGGCATCACAAATGGAAGCGGCACTGCATCCACGGTGAGCACACGTAGTGTCGGTGTCACTGCCGCTGCCTACAAGTCCAAGGCGGTGGGCAATGGCGAGTACGAGAATACGCACTCAGACAGCGATGGCTGCAATGGCTGGGAGCGGGATCGTTGCTCCAATACACTGCCCACGCGTAAGCTTAAGAAGCGCATCATTGAGGCGGGTGCCAAGAGCATTGGACCACAGAACAATGCGAACGCACAGCGTCCCAATGTGCAGCAGCTGTTTGCCTGCGAAATGGCCAGCAAGCAGCAGGAGTTGGAGTTGCAACCagcggagcagcagcagctggaagGACAGCAGACTGTGAACGGTGTTGAGAACAGCGGCTATCAGGATTCGAATGGTGCGATTGCAAAGGGTCAGGCTGCAGTGATTGGCACTGTGACCTCCGCgacaacagttgctgctgtgcagCTGGAGGCTGCCGAGTCGGAGGTTTACTTTGCGGACgtgagcagctgctgcaacatgTCCGTCAAGAACGACAACTACTACGACAATGcaacgcagcaacagcagcagcgtcatcCGCATCCTcaccagcatcagcatcaacatcagcacaGCAATTgcagtcacagcagcagcaatctcagtaatagcaacaacaacaatgaggaTTATCTAGCGCAACGCTTTGGCAGGCGGGAGCACTCCATCAGGAGTCGACTCCCCATACCGCAGACGTCACGTCGGGagaacgatgacgatgactaCGAGAGCTCCAATCTGAATATGCCGACGTTAAAGAGCGCCGCgttggagcagcagcaacagcagctgcagaagGACATCTCACGCCAGAGCATGTGTTCCGTCGAATCGGAGGCCAAGACTGAGTTCACCGATCTGTCGCCATCGACGCCTTGCACGCTGCTACCGCCGCCACCCGCCAGCTTTGCCAGCGATACGCCGTCCACAACGCCGGCTGCCAATTTTGTGGCATCGTTTCCCTACTCCTCGGAATCTCAATGCCTGGAGGCGCATCGTCGCTCCACTAAGAACATACACGAACTGCTGCTGGCGGGCAACAGTGGCGGAAGTGGCAACGATGCGACGCACTATGAGATCATCAACGATCGTGATCGTTATCAACTGCAGCGCAGCgttggcggcggcagcagcagcagcagtagtaacaacaataagcaCAAGTCCAAATCGAAGTCGCGTTCACGGGAGCAACTTGATATTTATGGCGCCGGCACGGAGCGCGCCGATTGGTCCGATAGCAGTGGCTGTGCAGCTCTGCGTGGCAGCAGCAAGCGATTGTGA